The Maylandia zebra isolate NMK-2024a linkage group LG1, Mzebra_GT3a, whole genome shotgun sequence DNA segment ctgcattgaatcatatctgttattaacctctgtctctcttccacagcatgtctttaatcctgtcttccttctctcaccccaaccggttgcagcagatggccgcccctccctgagcctggttctgctggaggtttcttcctgttataagggagtttttccttcccactgtcaccgaaagtgcttgctcataggggtcatatgattgttgggtttttctctgtatctattattgtacgatctactgtacaatataaagcgccttgaggcgactgttgttgtgatttggtgctatataaataaaattttattgaaTTGGTCTGACAactcttgatttctgctgtgacatttgaaGGGtaaggtcagaatttggtgtaaacagcgTGAGAGCATTCCTCATGTCAACAGTTTAgactgctgctggtgcaatggtgtgggggatattttcttagcACAATGTTCGACCTCTTGGTagcaactgagcatcatttaaacaccacgcCGTGTCCATCTCTTAATGTCGACAGTGTACCCATCTGATGGTCtacagcaggataacacaccatgaaAGTAAATAATGCACCAAGGAAGAAATTCAAAAAGGAATGAACATTGCAAACAAAGATGAACACAGGGTTATACACTACCAGGAAACAGGTGGGGATCGGGGcacagctgaaactaatcaagACAAGTGAAGACAGTCAAGGTGGGGCTGAGAATCACAAAGGAGAAAAATTGCAGGTAAAAAAACACcttgaaagtaaaacaggaagtaaccggATGACcgagaggagaagaaaaaggtACACAAGAGGGGAAAGGGACTTACAGGGAAACCCATGAGGAGATGGCTATGAAATCAAAGCAGGGACTACACTCAAAATAATAATACTCATGATATACCAGGAtagaaaaaggaataaaaaaaacccaaaacaaaacaaaaactgaaacataatatcaaaatatattAACAGGAATCTGAAACACAAAACTCATGACATACAAGTAAATCAGATTCTTTGTAAGCCTTCAGTGTTGCACAAGATGACAACAGCATCAGGGATTTCTCTTTAAACAGAGAGCTGAAACACAGTTGTGTTGCTAAAGAACATATGGATCTCAGAGGAGGACAATGGTGCTTGTGTCTAATGACGATGGTGGTCGAACATTACTCCGTTTCATTTTGGCTTTTGCTGTGATTTCTCCCCAGTTTGTTTGGTCAGAATCAGGAGTGCACTCTAGGCAAAACTGCTGCAAACGCCGCCTTATTTGAAGATTCACACACATTTGGTCTTGAGCAATGAGCAATTATTAGTCAAACCAGAAATAACCTGCTACGTAGCTTGCATTCGAACATCATACATTAATGTGCTTGCACAACTTTATTCCTGCCACTAAGCAACAAGTCTATAAAAGCTCATTTTGTAGGATTGTTTGTTTCTCACACATTCGCCGCATCATGTTGACATATATGCATCTATATGTATTAAATTTCTTAATAAATAATTGGAATGCATTATTCCAGAGAATATGTCACTCAGGGGGTGGatgtattattaaaaaaacagtttgagattctaaaataggaaaatgtgCTTGAACTGGTTTTGACAGTTGAATAGCTATATTGAGCAAATATGCccaatagtttttttttcttatttagctCCCACTCCCATCTGTATACATCTCCCTCTAAAAATAACTCGCCTGCATTAAAGCTGTAAACTGGACTTCTAATAGCAGCCTTATGTTCAAATATTGCATAACTGTCCCTGTGATTGAAACAGGCCTAGAGCTAGGCTGTATTGATGTACCAGGTATATTTAGTTGCTTAAATTTATTGAAGTGGTTGGTTAAACCTTTCCTGAGCACAATGATAATTCACTGCCAGGCTGCATCATTTGACACTTAAGAGGTGGTATAAGTTTTCAAGTCTCAAGTTGATTACGTCCAAACTTAACATGTGAAAAGAGGAAGAACACTCTGTAGTATTGAAGCAGTCAATGGATTTCAGGTTTGTTTGTGAAATGAAAGTGAATGCTTCTTAGCGCACCTTGTCCCAAgtaaatatttatctaaaaataacTCGACACAAGGAAATCATTATTGGCCTCCACCCTTTTTAACCTCCCTCACCTCCTCCTGATGTCTgggcaaaaacaaacacatttagaGCCAATACAGGGAAAGGCATACAGAGGACCTGTATATATTGAGCAGCCTGCAGAGCTTTTGGTTCCTTTCACAGCAGCACAACGTGGGCCACTGTGTCCTGTATGCTGGCCGCAGACATGGCACGCCTGGGCCTCCCTGTCTTCCTCGTCCTCAGCTTCTCCTTGCTCCACATCTGCAACAGCGGTCCATCTCGCACCAGGAAGGCTGTTTCACCTCGCCAGTCTGGAGGTAATTGTATAAATCCTATCAAATCATGGCTTTatctgacctgtgtgtgtgtgtttttttcttaattgtCTCCTCCTTGTGCAGctacagaggaggaggatgtgATGTCACAGCTCCAGAGGTTGTGGCAGGAGGTCAATTCTCTGAAAGAGATGCAGGCACTGCAGACAGGTATTAGTGAGAGCGTTTCTGCATTCCTgataaattaatattaatgtacagaCAAGTAAGACGAGCAAGAGTGTGAACAGTGCTGCATTTATAACTTAATAGCCAGAGTTTAAAAGTCAGAGTGATTCTGTAATCTGACGCACATTTCATATCAactaaaaaaggaagaaaaaataataatcgaGACGCTTTCACAACATACTCCTATAGTGTGTAAAATCCATCAACTGCTGCTTAAGTGCTAATGTTTAAATTCAATATTTTGTCAGATATTAGCAGTGTCATAGAAAGTCCTCGAGTCTCTTGGGAGGTTTTCCACCTATTTGATTTCAAAATCTGAAGTCTGAGAACAGCACTGGATTTTCTGTGGCCGAGAAGAGGCTGCTGAGGATGCTGAAGAGCAAATTATTCTTTAATCAGCTACTGAGGTCAAGTTACAGTTGACCATTTCAAATTCCCTCAACAGAAGGAATTTAAATCTTTAACAAGGATTTCTTGAACACAAAGTGAATGATTTAATGAAAATCAATGGGTTAGAAGAGACtttgaagaaataaaaattaaattaatacacAAACTCAAAAGGCTAATTCTGATATAGCATACCAATTTTCTGCTATATAAATTATGAAAACTGTTGACTTTTTCTGTATTaattaaagagaaatgtgcCTGAATATAAACTTGATAATTTcttgaaattaatatttaatgaaaTTGATCAATACAGCCTGCAGACATGAAGCGTACCCCTAATTGTAGAATGAACCTTATGGTGCCAGCTTATCAGCAGAGGGCAGCAACACTCCAAGAAGCCTTTAAATGCAAAGTAACAGGTTCACTTGCAAGCTGCATGATGGTTACATGAATAGTTCTTGCAATGTAATTTGATGGGACTAGTTTATAGTGTTACTTTACCATTCATTAATTCATGAAgtaaatgctttgtgttttcagtgtgtctcCGGGGCATCAAAGTTCATAGAAAGTGTTATCTTACAATTGAGGAACCCAAACATTACCATGAAGCAAATGAAGACTGCATTGCACAAGGTGGAACTCTTGCAACACCGCGGGACATGTTGGAAAACAATGAACTGAGAGACTATGCAAAGAGGAGTGCTCCCGGGTCTAAGGACTTCTGGATCGGTGTGGCAGACATAGTGAAAGAAGGCGAGTATGTCGATGTCAACAGCCAGCCAGTCCGCTTCTTTAACTGGGATCGCTCCAAGAAGCAGCCCACAGGAACGAAGAGGGAGAGCTGTGTTGCTCTTTCAGTGGCTGCACAAGGAAAGTGGTATGATGAGGTGTGTCGCAGCCTGAAAAAGTACATCTGTGAATATGTCATTCCCTGAAGCCAGAAGTGGAAagaagaaattaaataaaaggaTGTTGACGATTTGATGATCACTGATGCAGGTTTATTTGACTAAAACTGTACAAACCCTTGTGTCTATGATAGGaagtttttttctctgtggttATTAATTGGGTTCTAAAACAATCCTAATATTCAAAATAGTAACTATAGGTGGATTTTATATGAGTTCTCTGTGATACAAGAACTTTATCTTCACATGAAGCAATTCCCAATGGCTTGGACATCGACTGAGCAGATCATGAAATTAAAAATTATGAGTGAAATTTcactgaaataaacaaaaatgtaagCTTCTGTTGTTTCCTGGAAATGATTTCATTTCACCATTACTTTTCTACATTAGCTTTAGTCTATTAATTTCATCATTTTACACTTTACATTAATGCAACTCCATACATAAGTATGAGAAAGTTCCTCGGTGCACACTTCAACTTCTCATGAAGTATTTTTGACTGTTTCACATTCATTGGTGTGAAACTGCAACAAAACCCACAAAATGATAACATTTTGTTTTATCGGGAAATGTAACATGTTTGAGGGACCCTTGTTGCACAACAGTCATAAAATGTactgacttaaaaaaaagtagCACAAGCAGTTCTGAATGTTGAGTAACGTTTAAACATTTCCTGGCTACAATCTATAAGAGGCCTGAGCAACACAGCAGGGCTGTGATAAAACTGGAGTTGCAGGCTCAGTTGTGCTCAACATTTCAGATTTTTTATTGCAGTGACACCGAATAGAGCCGTTATCACACCTTGAACCTTCGTGAGGTGACAATGTCAAATATTTACCCCTGTTTGCTCCGAATTGCTGCTGCCACACTGCAGTGCAGATGTCTGGTTATaggaaaaatatttttggtcatctAACTACAAAACACCAGTTTAACAATCTACAGATGAGAGTTCAGCAACTACTGTGTCACTGTCCGCCACATCTGCTCTTCAGTCACAGCCAGCTGAGATGGTTGAGATGGCGACTAACCACGGTTCAAGGCAGGGACATTtatgtctctctccctctttttgtGCTAAATCTTCAATCTGTAATGAGCACCTATATCCCTCCCCACAATAAGCTATTAAAAAATGATGAATTCACATCTGCGGTATATGGAGACAGCTTTATTACATTTCTAAAAGAGAGCCCCAGGCAAAAACGAGCAGCTGGGACCCCATTAAACACCTGTTCCACCCCTTTTCTGTAGACTGAGTGCTGGCCAAAACTGATGTGTACCAACCCATCCATCCCTTTTGCTAACCTTTTATCCAGCTATCGTCATACTATAATGACTGTAGTGTATACATTATGTGTTCTCTATCTCCTCCTAGACAAGTGGACCAATCTTGAAACTTTGCACAAACATTGCCGAGGACACCATGAGTGCCAACATCTGTATTTTATACAAATTACACaatcatat contains these protein-coding regions:
- the clec3a gene encoding tetranectin-like protein isoform X2; the encoded protein is MLAADMARLGLPVFLVLSFSLLHICNSGPSRTRKAVSPRQSGVCLRGIKVHRKCYLTIEEPKHYHEANEDCIAQGGTLATPRDMLENNELRDYAKRSAPGSKDFWIGVADIVKEGEYVDVNSQPVRFFNWDRSKKQPTGTKRESCVALSVAAQGKWYDEVCRSLKKYICEYVIP
- the clec3a gene encoding tetranectin-like protein isoform X1, which encodes MLAADMARLGLPVFLVLSFSLLHICNSGPSRTRKAVSPRQSGATEEEDVMSQLQRLWQEVNSLKEMQALQTVCLRGIKVHRKCYLTIEEPKHYHEANEDCIAQGGTLATPRDMLENNELRDYAKRSAPGSKDFWIGVADIVKEGEYVDVNSQPVRFFNWDRSKKQPTGTKRESCVALSVAAQGKWYDEVCRSLKKYICEYVIP